In the genome of Dermacentor andersoni chromosome 3, qqDerAnde1_hic_scaffold, whole genome shotgun sequence, one region contains:
- the LOC126546568 gene encoding uncharacterized protein isoform X3, which translates to MSFSRETVLWLLIFCIAANCYNIGNYVLGHYRVFGPRGFIFDVLLCVETSVNLVSDIMLLKVLNQPANPTQPGAPHAEVVETLRKFLTLNTGTIVFCCVVHIAASHYTAQNVRVEGARSVKEENDVRAIILYQIYGFYKELKENPAVANVVLFFNPLGALRQPVIFVNVKAPAAATTTTTTQ; encoded by the exons GCTGCCAACTGCTACAACATCGGCAATTATGTGCTTGGTCACTACAGAGTTTTTGGAC CTCGTGGTTTCATCTTCGACGTCTTGCTCTGCGTTGAGACAAGTGTCAACCTGGTGTCCGACATCATGCTGCTCAAGGTGCTCAATCAACCG GCTAACCCTACCCAGCCGGGTGCCCCTCAT GCCGAAGTGGTGGAGACGTTGCGCAAGTTCCTGACGTTGAACACCGGAACCATAGTGTTTTGCTGCGTAGTCCACATAGCCGCATCCCACTACACAGCTCAGAAC GTCCGCGTGGAAGGAGCTAGATCCGTCAAAGAAGAAAATGATGTGCGG GCTATCATCTTGTACCAAATCTACGGCTTCTACAAGGAGTTGAAGGAGAACCCGGCCGTCGCGAACGTTGTCCTATTCTTCAATCCGCTGGGCGCACTGAGACAGCCCGTCATTTTCGTCAACGTGAAGGCACCGgccgcggcgacgacgacgacgacaacgcagTAG
- the LOC126546568 gene encoding uncharacterized protein isoform X1, whose amino-acid sequence MSFSRETVLWLLIFCIAANCYNIGNYVLGHYRVFGPRGFIFDVLLCVETSVNLVSDIMLLKVLNQPANPTQPGAPHAEVVETLRKFLTLNTGTIVFCCVVHIAASHYTAQNVRVEGARSVKEENDVRDLVFYELAVYYLFLAAVKAIILYQIYGFYKELKENPAVANVVLFFNPLGALRQPVIFVNVKAPAAATTTTTTQ is encoded by the exons GCTGCCAACTGCTACAACATCGGCAATTATGTGCTTGGTCACTACAGAGTTTTTGGAC CTCGTGGTTTCATCTTCGACGTCTTGCTCTGCGTTGAGACAAGTGTCAACCTGGTGTCCGACATCATGCTGCTCAAGGTGCTCAATCAACCG GCTAACCCTACCCAGCCGGGTGCCCCTCAT GCCGAAGTGGTGGAGACGTTGCGCAAGTTCCTGACGTTGAACACCGGAACCATAGTGTTTTGCTGCGTAGTCCACATAGCCGCATCCCACTACACAGCTCAGAAC GTCCGCGTGGAAGGAGCTAGATCCGTCAAAGAAGAAAATGATGTGCGG GACCTTGTGTTTTACGAATTGGCCGTTTACTACTTGTTTCTGGCTGCAGTAAAG GCTATCATCTTGTACCAAATCTACGGCTTCTACAAGGAGTTGAAGGAGAACCCGGCCGTCGCGAACGTTGTCCTATTCTTCAATCCGCTGGGCGCACTGAGACAGCCCGTCATTTTCGTCAACGTGAAGGCACCGgccgcggcgacgacgacgacgacaacgcagTAG
- the LOC126546568 gene encoding uncharacterized protein isoform X2, with product MSFSRETVLWLLIFCIAANCYNIGNYVLGHYRVFGPRGFIFDVLLCVETSVNLVSDIMLLKVLNQPAEVVETLRKFLTLNTGTIVFCCVVHIAASHYTAQNVRVEGARSVKEENDVRDLVFYELAVYYLFLAAVKAIILYQIYGFYKELKENPAVANVVLFFNPLGALRQPVIFVNVKAPAAATTTTTTQ from the exons GCTGCCAACTGCTACAACATCGGCAATTATGTGCTTGGTCACTACAGAGTTTTTGGAC CTCGTGGTTTCATCTTCGACGTCTTGCTCTGCGTTGAGACAAGTGTCAACCTGGTGTCCGACATCATGCTGCTCAAGGTGCTCAATCAACCG GCCGAAGTGGTGGAGACGTTGCGCAAGTTCCTGACGTTGAACACCGGAACCATAGTGTTTTGCTGCGTAGTCCACATAGCCGCATCCCACTACACAGCTCAGAAC GTCCGCGTGGAAGGAGCTAGATCCGTCAAAGAAGAAAATGATGTGCGG GACCTTGTGTTTTACGAATTGGCCGTTTACTACTTGTTTCTGGCTGCAGTAAAG GCTATCATCTTGTACCAAATCTACGGCTTCTACAAGGAGTTGAAGGAGAACCCGGCCGTCGCGAACGTTGTCCTATTCTTCAATCCGCTGGGCGCACTGAGACAGCCCGTCATTTTCGTCAACGTGAAGGCACCGgccgcggcgacgacgacgacgacaacgcagTAG
- the LOC126546360 gene encoding testis-specific serine/threonine-protein kinase 1-like, translating to MSSGARELPARSVSSAQCLIREGYTVGRTIGEGSYCRVKEISKGQERYAVKIIAKNQTSSDFVNRFLPRELDILPRIEHPNIVKVYRILQAREKVFIIMELAEHGDLLDHIRNHGRISEDRARRYFGQLASALNYLHGKNIAHRDLKCENVLLKDENTVKLTDFGFSRFCHDPSGKRVLSSTYCGSAAYASPEVLQGIPYNPKMYDVWSLGCILFIMVTGTMPFDDTNIKTQIRLQMHRDVRFPPNYSISSSCKSLIRHMLEPDIVKRATLKQVLRHQWLEEGVAVAS from the exons ATGAGCAGCGGAGCCAGGGAGCTGCCCGCGCGCAGCGTCTCCTCGGCACAGTGCCTCATTCGTGAGGGCTACACCGTCGGAAGGACCATTGGCGAGGGCTCCTACTGCCGGGTCAA AGAGATATCGAAGGGCCAGGAGCGGTACGCGGTCAAAATCATCGCAAAGAACCAGACGTCGTCGGACTTCGTGAACCGGTTCCTCCCACGCGAGTTGGACATCTTGCCGCGCATCGAGCACCCAAACATCGTCAAGGTCTACCGCATCCTGCAGGCGCGAGAGAAGGTCTTCATCATCATGGAGCTGGCCGAGCATGGCGACCTGCTGGACCACATTCGG AACCACGGCCGCATCAGCGAGGACAGGGCGCGCCGATACTTCGGCCAGCTGGCCAGCGCGCTCAACTACCTGCACGGCAAGAACATTGCGCACAGGGACCTCAAGTGCGAGAACGTCCTCCTCAAGGACGAGAACACGGTCAAGCTGACCGACTTCGGATTCAGCCGCTTCTGCC atgacCCCAGCGGCAAGCGCGTGCTGAGCTCGACGTACTGCGGCAGCGCGGCGTACGCGTCGCCCGAGGTGCTGCAGGGCATACCGTACAACCCCAAGATGTACGACGTCTGGTCGCTGGGCTGCATCCTGTTCATCATGGTAACCGGCACGATGCCCTTCGACGACACCAACATCAAGACCCAGATCCGACTGCAGATGCACCGCGACGTGCGCTTCCCGCCCAACTACTCCATCAGCTCCTCCTGCAAGAGCCTCATCCGGCACATGCTCGAGCCGGACATTGTGAAGCGCGCCACGCTCAAGCAGGTGCTGCGACACCAGTGGCTCGAGGAAGGCGTCGCCGTGGCCTCGTGA